CTGCAGTGGTAATGGCATTTACCTTGCAGTTCAATCCCGATATCTCTCGAATGGCCACAGCAAAATCGTACCAACTGATAATACCGCTGTTGCTGTAATGAAAAATGCCGGGAACAAATTTTGGATGCTGACAAATACTGAGCAGTGCATTTGCTAAATCAATGGCATAAGTAGGCGAACCCAACTGATCATTGACAACACCAATTGATTCTTTTTCTTTCATCAATCGCAACATGGTTTTTACAAAATTGGCACCATGCCTGCTGTACACCCACGATGTTCTTACAATGACAGCACCATCAGCATAAAGTTGTTGTATCAACTGCTCTCCTATCAATTTGCTTTTGCCATACGCCCCAACCGGATGCACAGCATCTGTTTCTACATAAGGTTGTGTGGCAGTGCCATCAAACACATAATCAGTGGATACATGAATCAGTTTGGCAGCAATATCTTTACACACTTTTGCCAAATGGCCTACAGCTTCGCCATTGATTAAATCAGCAGCCTGCGTTTCTTGTTCGGCCTTGTCTACTGCTGTGTAGGCAGCTGCATTAATAACCCAATCAGGTTTTAGTGCCTGCAACACCTGCGATACCATGCCAAACTGCTGCAGGTCGCAATGTTCTCTGCCTAAAAAAATGCACTGCAATGCAGGAAAATTCGATGCTACATCTTGCATGCATTTACCCAACTGTCCATTGGCACCGGTTACAACAATCTTCATGTTTGCTGATTTGCTCAAAAGTAAATGGGTTTTTCAAACCACTGCAGTTTGAAAAACCCATTGTATTGTTTTGCGAAAAAAATTACTTGCTGGTAAATTCTTTCGGCTGCTTGTGCCATTCCGATTCGGGCAGAGCTTTGAAGTAGTCGTAAGTCTTTTTCAACCCTTCGGCACGGTCTACTTTTGGTTCCCAACCCAAAATGGTTTTGGCCTTGGTAATGTCCGGCTTACGTTGCTTCGGATCATCAGCCGGCAATGGCTTGTATACAATTTTTTGATTGCTGCCAGTCAACTTGATAACTTCTTCTGCAAAATCTTTCAACGAAATTTCACTGGGGTTACCAATATTGACGGGGTAGGCATAATCGCTGAGCAACAAGCGGTAAATACCATCCACCAAATCACTCACGTAGCAGAAACTGCGTGTTTGGCTACCATCACCAAAAACGGTCAAATCTTCACCACGCAATGCCTGACCAATGAAGGCGGGCAATGCACGACCATCATTGAGTCGCATTCTCGGACCATAAGTGTTGAAGATGCGAATGATGCGGGTTTCAACGCCATGGTATGTATGATAGGCCATGGTGATGCTTTCGAGATAACGCTTGGCTTCGTCGTACACACCACGAGGACCTACGGGATTTACATTGCCCCAGTATTCTTCGGTTTGTGGATGCACCAATGGATCGCCATATACTTCGCTGGTAGACGCCACCAAAATGCGGGCCTTTTTTGCCTTCGCCAATCCAAGACAGTTATGCGTTCCCATGGCACCCACTTTCAGGGTTTGGATGGGAATTTTCAAATAGTCGATGGGGCTGGCGGGAGAAGCAAAATGAAGGATATAATCCAGCTCACCCGGAATGTGGATGAACTTGGTAACATCGTGATGATAGAATTCAAATTCTGGCTTTGGAAAAAGGTGCTCAATGTTGCGCAAATCACCTGTAATCAGGTTGTCCATGGCGATCACATGATAGCCTTCAGCTATAAAACGATCGCAGAGGTGTGAGCCCAAAAAGCCAGCAGCACCGGTGATGAGGATTCTTTTCTTTCGGGTAGTTGATTCCATGGTGGCGTTCATTAATTGTTGGGCTGTACAGTTTTGCGACCAATGCTGAAATAATAATAACCGAGTTTGTTCATCAAATCTGTATCAAACAAATTGCGGCCATCAAAAATGGTTCTGCGCTTCAGCGAAGCAGAAATTTTAGTAAAGTCTGGCGTACGGAATTCGTTCCATTCTGTAGCAATAATCAATGCATCGGCATCAGCCAGCGTTTCGTATTGCGATTCTGCAAACTTGATGCTATCACCAAGCAATGCTTTCACATTGGGCATGGCTTCGGGGTCAAATGCAGTAACGGTTGCGCCTGCGGCCAACAATTCTTTGATAATGTACAAAGCCGGTGCTTCACGAATGTCATCGGTGTTTGGTTTAAAGGCCAAACCCCAGATGGCAAAGTGTTTACCAGTCAGGTCATTATTGAAATAGTCTTTGATTTTTGGAATGATGTACGTTTTCTGCGCTTCATTCACTTCCATTACACTTTTCAATATGCGGAAGTCATAGTTTACTTCAGCTGCAGATTTGGCCAATGCCTGTACATCTTTGGGGAAACAGCTGCCGCCGTAACCGATGCCCGGAAACAGGAATCGCTTACCAATGCGTTCGTCACTACCTACACCTTTGCGAACCATGTCTACATCGGCACCGAGCAGTTCGCACATGCGGGCTATCTCGTTCATGAAAGTGATTTTGGTAGCCAGGAATGCGTTGGCAGCATACTTGGTGAGCTCAGCACTTTTTTCATCCATGTAAATAACGGGGTTGCCACTGCGTACAAAAGGTGCATACAACTCTCCCATTACCGAACGGGCTTTGGCACTATCGGTACCAATCACTACACGGTCGGGTTTCATGAAGTCTTCAACGGCTACACCTTCCCGCAAAAATTCGGGGTTGCTCACTACGTCGAAATCTTCACCGGGTACCAGTGCATTGTTGCTGCCTTTCAGTATGCCTGCTATTACTTTATCAGCAGTACCTACAGGTACAGTGCTTTTGTCTACAATTACTTTGTAGTCGCCTTTTTTCATAATGGTGCCGAGCTTGTGGGCTACACCCAACACATAGCTCAGGTCGGCGCTGCCGTCTTCGCCGGGAGGCGTTGGCAAAGCCAGGAAAATGATTTCGGCATCTGCTATGCCTTCTTCCAATTGTGTGGTAAACAGGAGTCGGCCTTCTTTTACGTTGCGTTCAAAAAGTTTTTCCAAACCGGGTTCGTAAATGGTTACGGTGCCGCCTTTGAGCTTGGCAATTTTGCGTTCGTCAATATCAACGCAAGTGACACGGTTTCCGGTTTCTGCAAAACATGTTCCTGTTACAAGGCCTACGTAGCCTGTTCCAATAACTGCGATCTTCATGTAGTGGAATGTTTGGTGTTGGTTAAGATGGGTTTATTAGGGATTCATTATTGTTGGGCAAATTCAATAACGGCGTTTGCAATATACTGCTGGGTTTCCAATGTCAGTTCGGAGTGCATGGGCAAAGAGATAACCCGGTTGGTGAGCCAGTCGGTTACAGGCAATTCATAGCCGCTGCCACCAAATGCATCAAACATTTTTTGGCGGTGCGCCGGCACCGGATAATAAATCATGGAAGGAATGCCTTTGCTGGCGAGGTGATTGACCATACCATCACGGTCTACACCTTCTAACTGCAAAGTGTATTGGTGAAATACATGGCGGGTATATTCAGCCCGGTAAGGAGTTTGAATATTGCCTTGTGCTGCAAACAATTTGTCGTAAGTATCAGCAGCAGCAATACGTGCTGCGTTATAGGTTTCCAAATTGCGCAACTTGATGTTGAGGATGGCAGCCTGAATGGTATCGAGACGGCTGTTGCAACCCACCAGGTCGTGATAGTAACGCACTTTTTGGCCATGGTTAGCAATCATGCGCAACTTATCAGCCAGGGCGTCATCGTTGGTAAACATGGCACCGCCATCGCCGTAGCAACCCAGGTTTTTGCTGGGGAAAAAGCTGGTGCAGCCAATGGTGCCCATGGTGCCAGCTTTGGCTTTGGTACCATCGGGGAAAATATAATCAGCACCCATTGCTTGGGCAGTGTCTTCGATTACAGGTAGGTTGTGCTTAGCAGCAATCTCCAGAATTTCTTTCATGGGCGCTGCATGACCATACAAATGCACCGGCACAATGGCTTTGGTGCGAGGAGTAATTGCGGCTTCTAACCTTTCGGGATCCATACAAAAGGTGCGGGGATCCACTTCTACAAACACGGGCTTCAAACGCAGCAACGCTACTACTTCGGTAGTAGCCACGTAAGTGAAAGACGGCGTGATGACTTCATCGCCGGGTTGCAGGTCCAGCGACATCAATGCAATTTGCAAAGCATCGGTGCCATTGGCACAAGGAATGACATGTTTTACACCTAAATATTGAGCCAGAGACTGCGCAAACTCCGCAACTGGTTTGCCATTTATAAATGCAGAAGATTCCAACACATCAATCACTGCCCTGTCTACTTCATCCTTAATTTTCTTGTACTGCGTATGCAAATCCACCATTTGGATGGTACTCATAGGGGTAATTTTAGCGTTGCAAACCTACATGAAAAACATTGACAATGAATACCAAGCGCAGGGTATTCTGAGTAAATAGCCTACTGCTTTTGAGCAATGCCATTGTTGAAAGCATAGTTTTGCAACAAATCGATGTTTTGCTAAGCATTCCTCTGTACCAGTTTTTTTTGTGGTTGTACCGCTTGATGGCGCTTTGCCTCATGCCTTTTAGTCCAAAAATTAAGTTGTGGGTAAAAGGCCGGCGCAATGGCATGCAGCACTGGCAGCAAATGCTACAGCAAGCCCGCCAGCGGCAAAAAGGCCCATTGGTGTGGTTGCATGCCTCCTCGCTGGGTGAGTTTGAGCAAGGCAGCCCGCTGCTCACTGCCATTCGCCAGCAATACCCCGATGCGCTGCTGGTGGTAACATTCTTTTCCCCATCGGGCTATGAAGTAAAAAAACATTACAGCGGGGCGCATTGCATTGGTTACCTCCCTTTCGACGGACCATTGTCTGCCAAACAATTTGTAGAACTCCTCCAACCCGATCTGGTGTTGTGGGTGAAATATGATTATTGGTTTTTTACACTACGGGCCATTTACCAACGCCGCATTCCACTGTTGCTGGTGAGTGCCATTTACCGCAGCAATCAGCCATTTTTTAAATGGTATGGGGGCATGCACCGGAAAATGCTCGGCTACTTCTCTCACTTTTTTGTGCAAACCAAAGAAGCAGCTGAACTGCTGAACACTGTGGTTGCTCAAGGAAAAATAACCATCAGCGGCGATACCCGTTTTGATGCGGTGGCGGCGGTTGTAGAACATTGGCATGGGCATCCGCTCATTGAGCAATGGATGGGCAATACTGAATGGGTAGTGGTGGCTGGCAGCACCTGGCCTTCCGATGAAGAAAAAATGGTGCACTACAGCAAATCTTATCCGCAGGTAAAATGGATCATCGCTCCACACAATATTGATGCTTCGGATATGGCTGATACAGTGGCGCTGTTTCCCAATGCCATTCGTTTTAGTGCATTGAATGAAACCACCGCAACAGCCGCACAAAATGTGCTCATTATTGATAATGTAGGCATGCTCAAATACCTCTACAAATATGGACGCATATGCTACATTGGTGGTGGCTTTACAGGAGATGGTGTACACAATGTACTGGAAGCTGCCGTGTACAGCAAGCCTGTAATTCACGGGCCTGAATACAGCAAGTATGCAGAAGCCATTGCCTTGTTGGAAAACGGTGGCAGCGCCATTATTGAATCGGCACTGGAGTTGGAAAAACTATTGCAAGAATGGATGATCCATCCGCAAATTGTAAGCAACATGGGTAAGGCTGCCGGCAACTATGTGCAGCAATACAGTGGCGCTACGCAAAAAGTGATGGATTACATTCAGGCAAACCGCCTTTGTACCAGCGATACAAACTGCTGAACCAGCGCATCATCTTCGCTCCAGCCCAATTTCAAGAGCAATTCCCGTTGCATCCAGTATTGTGCTTCCTGATAAATAGCAAAGCCGTTGAGTGTTTTTACACTCCGCTCAAACATTTGCTCATCGCCCCGAAAGAGGGATGCTATAAACTGATATTTCTCGCTGATGGTAATGGCTTTGCGCAAATCTGCAATCTTGCCGGGAACTATTTTTTCGGCCAGCACCGGCTCAGGTTGAGCAAACAACTCATTGAGGACTTTGGTGCGTTGTGCCAGTTTATCATTCAAATCTTTGGGTTCATTTCTTTCATCTTGCTCGGCCACTTCTTTGGGCGTTGGCATTTGCTCAAATGATTCCGGCAATGGTTGCAGCTTGGCCAATTCAATAGCTTCTGCTTCTTCAATCATTTCATCGGTAAGTGGCAGTTCATGCACCTCTTCTGCCGGAGGCAAAAAAGCTGCATGCAACTCATCCATGTGACGCAGTGCTGCTTTTACCATCGGGTCTGGAATGCTGTCGTAAGCAGGATGAACAATCGCTTCAACAGGGATGGTAGGTGACTGAACGACAACGGGTGTTTCTTCCATTGGCGCAGGTGCTACCACTGCTATGTGTTCTATTACTGGTTCTGCTGCGGGTTGAGGTTGTGCAATGGCTTCCACAACTACCGTCTCCTCATGCACAGGCATTGCCATGGGCTGCGGCTCCTCTTCCACTACTATTACCGAAGGTGGTTTGGGTGGAGCATATTGCACAGATGGCCTTGGCAATGTAGCAGCAGGCTTATTGATATTGTTCGTCACAAAATCGGTGCCGGCAGTAACGGCCACCGTTTCTTCCACAATGGATTGAACCGCCAGCAGTTTTGTTCTTAATTCTTCCACTCTGGCAAGCAAGGCACTATTATCTTCGCCACGGTTGGCAGCAGCGGCCAATTGTTGTATCAGTGTATGGATAGATTGCATAGAATAAGGTGATCGGTTTAAAGTTACACGCATCAACAATCGTAAAACGTAGCAGATTTATTCACAGATGTTTATTGAACCAAATTTAACAGGCGAAAGAAGGGGCTGGATCGAAGTGATCTGCGGCAGTATGTTTAGTGGTAAAACCGAAGAACTCATTCGTCGGTTGAAACGTGCCCGCATTGCCAACCTCAAAGTAGAAATTTTTAAACCGGGCATTGATATTCGCTACGATGAGGTAAACATTGTGAGTCATGATTCGAATGCGATTCATTCTACACCCATCGACAACTCACAAAAAATACTGCTGCTGGCGCAGGATGTGGATGTAATCGGTATTGACGAAGCCCAGTTTTTCGATGATGAAATAACACACGTGTGCCAGCAACTAGCCAATCGAGGTTGCCGGGTTATAGTAGCCGGTTTGGATATGGATTATCTCGGTAAGCCCTTCGGGCAAATGCCTTACCTCTTGTCTGTGGCTGATTATATCACCAAGCTACACGCCA
The Phnomibacter ginsenosidimutans genome window above contains:
- the rfbD gene encoding dTDP-4-dehydrorhamnose reductase, translating into MKIVVTGANGQLGKCMQDVASNFPALQCIFLGREHCDLQQFGMVSQVLQALKPDWVINAAAYTAVDKAEQETQAADLINGEAVGHLAKVCKDIAAKLIHVSTDYVFDGTATQPYVETDAVHPVGAYGKSKLIGEQLIQQLYADGAVIVRTSWVYSRHGANFVKTMLRLMKEKESIGVVNDQLGSPTYAIDLANALLSICQHPKFVPGIFHYSNSGIISWYDFAVAIREISGLNCKVNAITTAEFPTPAKRPEWSVLNCNKIQTTYGCAIPEWKASLQQCMTLL
- a CDS encoding UDP-glucuronic acid decarboxylase family protein codes for the protein MNATMESTTRKKRILITGAAGFLGSHLCDRFIAEGYHVIAMDNLITGDLRNIEHLFPKPEFEFYHHDVTKFIHIPGELDYILHFASPASPIDYLKIPIQTLKVGAMGTHNCLGLAKAKKARILVASTSEVYGDPLVHPQTEEYWGNVNPVGPRGVYDEAKRYLESITMAYHTYHGVETRIIRIFNTYGPRMRLNDGRALPAFIGQALRGEDLTVFGDGSQTRSFCYVSDLVDGIYRLLLSDYAYPVNIGNPSEISLKDFAEEVIKLTGSNQKIVYKPLPADDPKQRKPDITKAKTILGWEPKVDRAEGLKKTYDYFKALPESEWHKQPKEFTSK
- a CDS encoding UDP-glucose dehydrogenase family protein produces the protein MKIAVIGTGYVGLVTGTCFAETGNRVTCVDIDERKIAKLKGGTVTIYEPGLEKLFERNVKEGRLLFTTQLEEGIADAEIIFLALPTPPGEDGSADLSYVLGVAHKLGTIMKKGDYKVIVDKSTVPVGTADKVIAGILKGSNNALVPGEDFDVVSNPEFLREGVAVEDFMKPDRVVIGTDSAKARSVMGELYAPFVRSGNPVIYMDEKSAELTKYAANAFLATKITFMNEIARMCELLGADVDMVRKGVGSDERIGKRFLFPGIGYGGSCFPKDVQALAKSAAEVNYDFRILKSVMEVNEAQKTYIIPKIKDYFNNDLTGKHFAIWGLAFKPNTDDIREAPALYIIKELLAAGATVTAFDPEAMPNVKALLGDSIKFAESQYETLADADALIIATEWNEFRTPDFTKISASLKRRTIFDGRNLFDTDLMNKLGYYYFSIGRKTVQPNN
- a CDS encoding DegT/DnrJ/EryC1/StrS family aminotransferase, translated to MSTIQMVDLHTQYKKIKDEVDRAVIDVLESSAFINGKPVAEFAQSLAQYLGVKHVIPCANGTDALQIALMSLDLQPGDEVITPSFTYVATTEVVALLRLKPVFVEVDPRTFCMDPERLEAAITPRTKAIVPVHLYGHAAPMKEILEIAAKHNLPVIEDTAQAMGADYIFPDGTKAKAGTMGTIGCTSFFPSKNLGCYGDGGAMFTNDDALADKLRMIANHGQKVRYYHDLVGCNSRLDTIQAAILNIKLRNLETYNAARIAAADTYDKLFAAQGNIQTPYRAEYTRHVFHQYTLQLEGVDRDGMVNHLASKGIPSMIYYPVPAHRQKMFDAFGGSGYELPVTDWLTNRVISLPMHSELTLETQQYIANAVIEFAQQ
- a CDS encoding 3-deoxy-D-manno-octulosonic acid transferase, which produces MLSIPLYQFFLWLYRLMALCLMPFSPKIKLWVKGRRNGMQHWQQMLQQARQRQKGPLVWLHASSLGEFEQGSPLLTAIRQQYPDALLVVTFFSPSGYEVKKHYSGAHCIGYLPFDGPLSAKQFVELLQPDLVLWVKYDYWFFTLRAIYQRRIPLLLVSAIYRSNQPFFKWYGGMHRKMLGYFSHFFVQTKEAAELLNTVVAQGKITISGDTRFDAVAAVVEHWHGHPLIEQWMGNTEWVVVAGSTWPSDEEKMVHYSKSYPQVKWIIAPHNIDASDMADTVALFPNAIRFSALNETTATAAQNVLIIDNVGMLKYLYKYGRICYIGGGFTGDGVHNVLEAAVYSKPVIHGPEYSKYAEAIALLENGGSAIIESALELEKLLQEWMIHPQIVSNMGKAAGNYVQQYSGATQKVMDYIQANRLCTSDTNC
- a CDS encoding thymidine kinase gives rise to the protein MFIEPNLTGERRGWIEVICGSMFSGKTEELIRRLKRARIANLKVEIFKPGIDIRYDEVNIVSHDSNAIHSTPIDNSQKILLLAQDVDVIGIDEAQFFDDEITHVCQQLANRGCRVIVAGLDMDYLGKPFGQMPYLLSVADYITKLHAICVECGNIASFSYRTGAGDQQVLLGEKDVYQPLCRKHYFDKTHS